One genomic region from Arthrobacter sp. YN encodes:
- a CDS encoding ABC transporter ATP-binding protein, with protein sequence MTQAIVVEGLRKKFGHREVLHGLDFAVEAGTVFGVIGPNGAGKTTTMRCLLDIIRPSAGSISVLGQHPRSAGTSLRRRIGYLPGELHLENRTTGRRTLEHFAAISGPVDPHHVNDLADRLNLDLDRQTRKLSKGNKQKLGLLQAFMHQPELLVLDEPTSGLDPLVQQVFHAMVREAVAAGATVFLSSHVLSEVQQAADAVAILRDGEIVTVSTVEALRMAAVRQLRFNSTGTAANDVGALLARVPGVANVAVRELPADGHAAGTVVATATLSGHVKPLVQELARLDLTDLVLEEPDLEEAVLTLYTGSAGTEPAAGKGAAGSADSPRRAEGAHRA encoded by the coding sequence GTGACCCAGGCAATCGTCGTCGAGGGGTTGCGCAAGAAGTTCGGTCACCGCGAGGTCCTGCATGGACTGGATTTTGCAGTGGAAGCCGGGACGGTGTTCGGCGTGATCGGGCCCAACGGCGCCGGCAAGACCACCACCATGCGCTGCCTGCTGGACATCATCCGGCCCAGCGCGGGTTCCATCTCGGTGCTCGGACAACATCCCCGCAGCGCGGGCACCTCCCTCCGCCGCAGGATCGGATACCTCCCCGGCGAGCTCCACTTGGAGAACCGCACCACCGGCCGCCGCACTCTGGAGCACTTCGCCGCCATCAGCGGGCCCGTGGACCCTCACCACGTCAACGACCTCGCTGACCGCCTGAACCTGGATCTGGACCGCCAAACGCGGAAACTCTCCAAAGGCAACAAACAGAAGCTGGGGTTGCTGCAGGCCTTCATGCACCAACCCGAACTCCTGGTGCTGGACGAACCAACCAGTGGCCTCGACCCCTTGGTCCAACAGGTTTTTCATGCCATGGTCCGCGAGGCAGTGGCGGCAGGCGCCACGGTGTTCCTCAGTTCCCACGTCCTCAGCGAAGTCCAACAAGCAGCCGACGCCGTCGCCATCCTCCGCGACGGCGAAATCGTCACCGTGTCCACGGTGGAGGCCCTGAGGATGGCGGCCGTCAGGCAACTCCGGTTCAACAGCACCGGTACCGCAGCGAACGACGTCGGGGCACTGCTGGCCCGGGTGCCGGGCGTCGCCAACGTGGCGGTGCGGGAGCTCCCTGCCGACGGCCACGCCGCCGGGACAGTGGTGGCCACGGCAACGCTTTCCGGACACGTCAAGCCCTTGGTCCAGGAGTTGGCGCGACTGGACCTGACAGACCTCGTCCTTGAAGAACCAGACCTCGAAGAGGCCGTGCTGACCTTGTACACCGGAAGCGCCGGCACCGAACCCGCTGCTGGCAAGGGCGCTGCCGGTTCGGCCGACTCTCCCCGTCGCGCGGAAGGAGCGCACCGTGCCTAG
- a CDS encoding TetR family transcriptional regulator gives MRSSAEDLTTRARIRDAAIGLFGRDGFARATVRAVASLAGVSPGLVIHHFGSKEGLRAACDQHVLAQTASQGREKTHPGSTRQLIQDYLNNPEHYAQEIAYIRQSLSDESDAGDAFFDAVVRQTEDIINAGITAGTIRKFDDVRSTAVVISSNSLSILMLGRHLSRTLGEVTPEPHGIGPGLLRQLTLPALEIYTHGFYTDSRFLDAARDALQQETINHGREHAP, from the coding sequence ATGCGTTCAAGCGCAGAGGATCTCACCACCCGGGCCCGCATCCGCGACGCCGCCATCGGACTGTTCGGCCGCGATGGATTCGCCCGCGCCACGGTCCGGGCAGTCGCCTCACTGGCCGGGGTCAGCCCGGGCCTGGTCATCCACCATTTCGGCAGCAAGGAAGGCCTCCGCGCCGCTTGCGACCAGCACGTCCTCGCCCAAACAGCCAGCCAGGGCCGCGAGAAGACCCACCCAGGATCAACACGCCAACTGATCCAGGACTACCTCAACAACCCGGAACATTACGCCCAGGAGATCGCCTACATCCGCCAATCATTGAGTGACGAGTCGGATGCCGGCGATGCCTTCTTTGATGCTGTCGTGAGGCAAACAGAGGACATCATCAACGCCGGCATCACGGCAGGAACCATCCGGAAGTTCGACGACGTCCGGTCCACCGCCGTCGTGATTTCCTCCAACAGCCTGTCCATCCTCATGCTGGGCAGGCACCTCTCAAGGACGCTGGGCGAAGTGACTCCGGAACCCCACGGAATCGGGCCCGGGTTGCTGCGGCAACTCACGCTGCCTGCCCTGGAGATCTACACCCACGGTTTCTATACCGATTCGCGCTTCCTTGACGCAGCCCGCGACGCTTTGCAGCAAGAGACCATCAACCACGGAAGGGAGCATGCCCCGTGA
- a CDS encoding GDSL-type esterase/lipase family protein has product MGVGEVGFNKTDVGPVRAWCLGTVAMALLVPAALGAALPAQAVPALSTPVQASVPLTVPAETSTPPLSGAIGNLYNTSAWARSVLLRPTSAEECSGSGSASGCVQRFAGGDIAWSARTGARVVVNGPVRTSWWAAGGPSGFHGYPKTDTTTGLRNGGSKQTYERGAITYSPGTGAQRTSGSIHLAWGRAGFETGYLGYPVTGESTGLRDGGAWQAFERGFVVWSPATGAHPSMGAIRERWRKAGMEEGELGYPATDEALGLKAGGSSQQYQGGTITWSPATGARALTGAIRSYWSSTGGQNGALGYPVGEEVRQNAFVYQLFQGGTVYWSAATGAHSTTHGDVHNRYNSLGGAAGQLGLPLTDKLPRAGGLVQQFVNGWLVWGPSTGARIVGHPTYKVWSANPGEFGWPVRDTWTDGRGTHVAFQKLETIWNDATEELYSAEAVDASTVVFLGDSQLDLDSWGEQGARGAGYPRQVVRSIGGLGYVSGSPAVGGGSATDALAQDRILLPQGNPGLVVVTLGGNDARIGATDAAILSQANRLWDELRRKYPRSTILINGVLSRYDSNHAQRRWVDGLVTREAALRGWPRISMAGTATIAGAAGNYLDDTHMNQTGHNKVAPLYASALKYVLGK; this is encoded by the coding sequence GTGGGGGTTGGCGAAGTGGGCTTTAACAAGACGGACGTGGGGCCGGTGCGGGCTTGGTGTCTGGGTACGGTAGCCATGGCGCTGCTGGTTCCTGCCGCTCTGGGTGCGGCACTTCCCGCGCAAGCCGTTCCCGCCCTCAGCACTCCCGTCCAAGCTTCAGTCCCGCTGACTGTTCCGGCGGAGACCTCGACGCCGCCCCTTTCTGGTGCGATCGGCAACCTGTACAACACCAGCGCGTGGGCACGAAGCGTGCTGCTCCGCCCCACCAGTGCCGAGGAATGTTCCGGCAGCGGAAGCGCCAGCGGTTGCGTGCAGCGGTTTGCCGGCGGCGACATCGCCTGGTCCGCACGCACAGGAGCGCGTGTTGTGGTCAACGGACCGGTACGTACGTCCTGGTGGGCTGCGGGCGGACCTTCCGGTTTTCACGGCTATCCAAAGACCGACACCACCACTGGGCTGCGCAACGGAGGGTCCAAGCAGACGTATGAACGGGGCGCCATCACGTACTCGCCGGGAACAGGTGCGCAGCGGACCAGCGGATCCATTCATCTGGCCTGGGGACGTGCCGGCTTTGAAACCGGTTACCTGGGCTACCCGGTCACCGGGGAAAGTACGGGACTGCGCGACGGTGGCGCCTGGCAGGCTTTTGAACGAGGCTTTGTGGTGTGGTCGCCGGCCACCGGGGCACATCCATCCATGGGCGCCATCCGTGAACGTTGGCGGAAAGCCGGGATGGAAGAAGGCGAGCTGGGGTACCCCGCCACGGATGAAGCCCTGGGCCTGAAGGCTGGCGGCTCATCCCAGCAGTACCAGGGCGGAACGATAACCTGGTCGCCGGCCACCGGTGCGCGGGCATTGACCGGTGCCATCCGGAGCTACTGGTCCTCCACGGGAGGCCAAAACGGGGCCCTCGGTTATCCGGTGGGTGAGGAAGTCCGGCAAAACGCCTTTGTCTACCAACTCTTCCAGGGCGGCACGGTCTACTGGTCCGCGGCGACGGGGGCGCATTCCACCACCCACGGCGATGTCCACAACCGTTACAACTCGCTGGGCGGAGCGGCCGGGCAGTTGGGGCTCCCGCTCACGGACAAGCTTCCGCGTGCCGGCGGACTCGTCCAGCAGTTCGTCAACGGCTGGCTGGTGTGGGGGCCGTCCACCGGTGCGCGGATCGTTGGACACCCCACCTATAAAGTGTGGTCCGCCAACCCCGGCGAGTTCGGCTGGCCCGTCCGCGATACCTGGACGGACGGCCGGGGAACCCATGTGGCCTTCCAGAAGCTGGAAACCATCTGGAACGACGCTACGGAGGAGCTGTACTCGGCCGAGGCCGTTGACGCATCCACTGTGGTTTTCCTGGGTGACTCCCAACTGGACCTTGATTCCTGGGGCGAGCAAGGTGCCCGCGGGGCCGGGTACCCGCGCCAAGTAGTCCGCAGTATTGGTGGGCTCGGCTACGTTTCCGGAAGTCCCGCCGTCGGGGGTGGCTCCGCGACTGATGCGCTGGCGCAGGACCGGATCCTCCTGCCGCAGGGCAACCCCGGGCTGGTGGTGGTGACACTGGGCGGCAATGACGCCAGGATCGGCGCCACGGATGCAGCCATCCTGTCCCAGGCCAACCGGCTGTGGGACGAACTCCGGCGAAAGTACCCCCGCAGCACCATCCTGATCAATGGCGTGCTGTCACGGTATGACTCCAACCACGCCCAACGCCGGTGGGTGGATGGCCTCGTCACCCGTGAAGCTGCCCTTCGCGGGTGGCCGCGGATTTCCATGGCCGGCACGGCGACCATTGCGGGAGCCGCAGGGAACTACCTCGATGACACCCACATGAACCAGACCGGCCACAACAAGGTGGCGCCGCTCTATGCGTCCGCACTGAAGTACGTGTTGGGCAAGTAG
- a CDS encoding ATP-binding cassette domain-containing protein produces MIHTKKLTKTFTVKKETVEAVKGVDIDVGPGELVAFLGPNGAGKSTTLRMLTTLLKPTSGSATVAGVDVAKDPAGVRARIGYIGQGNGGGHSYRVIDELIMQGRFYGMNTTDAKARAETLMASLDLADLAKRTVIKLSGGQRRRMDVALGLMHSPGLLFLDEPSTGMDPQNRANLWEHIMRMREEHGTTIVLTTHYMDEADSMSERVIVIDHGTIIADDTASRLKANLAGDLMAVEVAAGSASEVRGLLGRAAAEGDIQENAYDGVVRFRLRLAHGSRLAPGLLKDMHDAGAPAQSLELKPPTLDDVFLELTGRSLREGAEV; encoded by the coding sequence GTGATCCACACTAAAAAACTCACCAAGACGTTCACCGTGAAAAAGGAAACCGTAGAGGCCGTCAAGGGCGTGGACATTGACGTCGGGCCGGGAGAACTGGTGGCCTTCCTTGGTCCCAACGGAGCCGGCAAATCCACCACGTTGCGCATGCTCACCACCCTGCTGAAGCCAACCTCCGGGTCAGCCACCGTGGCGGGCGTAGACGTCGCGAAGGACCCCGCCGGCGTTCGGGCGCGGATCGGCTACATCGGCCAGGGCAACGGCGGCGGACACAGCTACCGCGTGATCGACGAACTCATCATGCAGGGCCGCTTCTACGGTATGAACACCACCGATGCCAAGGCGCGCGCCGAAACCCTCATGGCATCCCTGGACCTGGCCGACCTCGCCAAACGAACAGTCATCAAGCTCTCCGGCGGCCAACGCCGCCGTATGGACGTGGCGTTGGGATTGATGCACTCCCCCGGTTTGCTGTTCCTCGATGAGCCATCCACCGGAATGGACCCACAAAACCGAGCCAATCTGTGGGAGCACATCATGCGGATGCGCGAGGAACACGGGACCACCATCGTGCTCACCACGCATTACATGGACGAGGCCGATTCGATGTCCGAGCGCGTGATCGTGATCGACCACGGCACCATCATTGCGGATGATACCGCTTCCCGACTCAAGGCGAACCTGGCCGGAGACCTGATGGCCGTTGAAGTGGCGGCCGGTTCCGCGTCGGAAGTCCGCGGCCTCTTGGGCCGGGCCGCCGCCGAGGGCGACATCCAGGAAAATGCGTACGACGGCGTGGTCCGCTTCCGTCTTCGGTTGGCCCACGGTTCCCGGCTGGCGCCCGGGTTGTTGAAGGACATGCACGACGCCGGTGCTCCCGCCCAGTCGCTGGAATTGAAGCCACCAACGCTGGACGACGTTTTCCTGGAACTCACTGGCCGCAGCCTGCGGGAAGGAGCTGAAGTCTGA
- a CDS encoding putative quinol monooxygenase, translated as MSAPIDLQATFIPNDGEFFRVKLALEIAIDEVVNEPGCIRYELTEATEEKLVLTERWESEELLEKHSKGIAVQDLNESLSALLAEPVKLERL; from the coding sequence ATGAGTGCACCCATTGACCTGCAGGCCACGTTCATCCCCAACGACGGCGAATTCTTCCGCGTGAAGCTCGCCCTGGAAATCGCCATCGACGAGGTCGTGAACGAGCCCGGCTGCATCCGCTATGAACTGACCGAGGCCACCGAGGAAAAGCTCGTCCTCACGGAGCGCTGGGAATCCGAGGAACTCCTTGAGAAGCACTCCAAGGGCATCGCTGTCCAGGACCTGAACGAGTCCCTCAGCGCCTTGCTGGCTGAGCCCGTCAAGCTCGAACGGCTCTGA
- a CDS encoding cystathionine beta-synthase, which yields MKYAQSVLDLIGNTPLIKLNHVTEGIKATVLVKLEYVNPGGSIKDRIAVKMIEDAEKDGRLQPGGTIVEPTSGNTGVGLALVAQQKGYKCIFVVPDKVGEDKRAVLQAYGAEVVVTPTSVAPDSPQSYYGVSDRLVSEIPGAFKPDQFSNPAAPGSHYESTGPEIWQDTDGRVTHVVIGAGTGGTITGTGRFLKEVSADRAESDGGQVKIIGADPEGSVYSGGTGRPYFVEGVGEDMWPGNYDPSVPDAVLAVSDADSFSMTRRLAREEGLLVGGSSGMAVVAALQAAKDLDESAVVVVILPDSGRGYLAKIFNDQWMRSYGFLSGGEESSVGEVLKSKTGEMPDLVHIHPNETVRDVINIMNEFGVSHIPVLSQEPPVVMGEVMGAVDERTLTSKLFRGEAKLSDKISEHMGGRLPVIGSLETISAARELLSDVDTVMVTFAGAPVGILTRHDLLAYLSN from the coding sequence ATGAAGTACGCCCAGTCCGTGTTGGACCTCATCGGCAATACGCCGCTCATCAAGCTCAACCACGTCACCGAGGGCATCAAAGCCACCGTCCTGGTGAAGCTCGAATACGTTAATCCCGGCGGATCCATCAAAGACCGGATCGCCGTGAAGATGATCGAGGATGCGGAAAAAGACGGCCGGCTCCAGCCGGGCGGAACCATCGTAGAGCCGACGTCGGGCAACACCGGAGTGGGATTGGCGCTGGTAGCCCAGCAAAAGGGCTACAAGTGCATCTTCGTTGTGCCGGACAAGGTGGGCGAGGACAAGCGTGCCGTCCTGCAGGCGTACGGAGCAGAGGTAGTGGTCACGCCAACGTCCGTGGCCCCTGACAGCCCGCAAAGCTATTACGGCGTTTCCGACCGCCTCGTCAGCGAGATCCCTGGCGCCTTCAAGCCGGACCAGTTCTCCAACCCCGCCGCCCCCGGCAGCCATTACGAGTCCACTGGCCCGGAAATCTGGCAGGACACCGACGGCCGGGTCACGCACGTGGTCATCGGCGCCGGAACAGGCGGCACCATCACCGGCACCGGCCGCTTCCTCAAGGAAGTCTCCGCGGACCGTGCAGAGTCCGACGGCGGCCAGGTCAAGATCATCGGTGCGGACCCGGAAGGTTCGGTGTACTCAGGCGGCACCGGCCGGCCCTACTTCGTGGAGGGTGTAGGCGAGGACATGTGGCCCGGAAACTACGATCCCTCCGTTCCGGATGCCGTCCTTGCCGTCTCCGATGCCGACTCCTTCTCCATGACCCGCCGCCTTGCCCGCGAAGAGGGCCTCCTGGTGGGTGGCTCGTCCGGTATGGCCGTGGTGGCTGCACTGCAGGCTGCCAAGGACCTGGATGAGTCAGCTGTCGTGGTGGTCATCCTCCCGGATTCCGGCCGCGGTTATCTGGCCAAGATCTTCAACGACCAGTGGATGCGCTCTTACGGGTTCCTCTCCGGCGGTGAAGAGTCCTCCGTGGGGGAGGTCCTCAAGTCCAAGACGGGCGAAATGCCGGACCTGGTCCACATCCACCCCAACGAGACCGTCCGCGATGTCATCAACATCATGAACGAATTCGGTGTCTCCCACATCCCGGTCCTCTCACAGGAACCACCCGTAGTCATGGGCGAGGTCATGGGAGCTGTGGACGAGCGGACCCTCACCAGCAAACTGTTCCGTGGCGAAGCGAAGCTGTCGGACAAGATCTCCGAACACATGGGGGGACGCCTGCCCGTTATCGGCTCACTGGAAACCATTTCAGCCGCGCGTGAGCTGCTGTCCGACGTCGATACCGTCATGGTGACCTTCGCAGGCGCCCCGGTAGGTATCCTGACGCGCCACGACCTTCTGGCGTACCTGAGCAACTAG
- a CDS encoding DNA-3-methyladenine glycosylase family protein — protein sequence MTIADAPTVVAAAADAAVRWHPGGAFRLDQTMFPLMRGNADPSFAAHTNGFWMAFTAASGPVTVRLSAGGVGPDTFVDAQAWGPGAQDAIAGVPRLLGAHDDWSAFDEPAFHATLPRRVTEARRRNLALRLPSTGRMVDSLVPTILEQKVTTLEARRGYRYLMYRYGTSAPGRAPSGLLVPPTAREWLAIPSWEWHKAGVGPQRSATVMRALQSAVALERLAGLDSAQAGARMQTIPGIGIWTASEVVQRTHGCPDSISVGDYHLASYVGYALTGQKTDDAGMLELLEPWRGQRQRLVRMLYLSGFRKPTFGPRMTVQDHRRH from the coding sequence ATGACCATCGCAGACGCCCCGACCGTTGTTGCGGCCGCGGCAGACGCAGCCGTCAGGTGGCATCCGGGCGGTGCCTTCCGCTTGGACCAGACCATGTTTCCGCTGATGCGGGGCAACGCCGATCCGTCGTTCGCCGCGCACACCAACGGTTTCTGGATGGCCTTCACCGCAGCTTCGGGTCCGGTCACGGTGAGGCTTTCCGCAGGCGGCGTGGGCCCTGATACCTTCGTGGACGCCCAGGCTTGGGGCCCCGGGGCCCAGGACGCCATCGCAGGAGTGCCGCGATTGCTGGGCGCCCATGACGATTGGTCGGCCTTCGACGAGCCCGCGTTCCATGCCACGCTCCCACGGCGTGTCACAGAAGCACGACGCCGGAACCTGGCTCTGCGGCTGCCCTCCACCGGCCGCATGGTTGACTCCCTGGTGCCCACCATTTTGGAGCAAAAGGTCACCACCTTGGAGGCACGTCGCGGGTACCGGTACTTAATGTATCGCTACGGAACATCTGCCCCGGGCAGGGCCCCCTCAGGGCTGCTGGTTCCTCCCACCGCCAGGGAATGGCTGGCCATCCCGTCGTGGGAGTGGCACAAAGCCGGGGTTGGACCACAGCGCTCGGCGACGGTGATGCGGGCGCTGCAGTCCGCCGTCGCGCTTGAGCGGCTGGCCGGCCTGGACTCAGCGCAGGCGGGCGCCAGAATGCAGACCATCCCTGGGATCGGCATCTGGACGGCGTCCGAGGTAGTCCAACGGACACACGGCTGCCCCGACTCGATTTCCGTGGGCGACTACCACCTGGCCTCGTACGTGGGCTACGCCCTGACGGGCCAAAAGACGGATGACGCCGGCATGCTGGAATTGCTCGAACCGTGGCGCGGGCAGAGGCAGCGGCTGGTCAGGATGCTGTATTTGAGTGGCTTCCGCAAACCCACTTTCGGTCCACGGATGACCGTTCAGGATCACCGCCGGCACTGA
- a CDS encoding thioredoxin family protein, whose product MATVDITGEQFASTIEDNDIVLVDFWAAWCGPCRQFAPTYGAASDKHADVVFAKVDTEAEQQLAAEAGITSIPTLMAFREKVLVFSQPGALNGQQLEQVIEAVKGLDMEEVHAHVAKARAEAQEN is encoded by the coding sequence ATGGCTACAGTTGACATCACTGGAGAACAGTTCGCATCGACCATCGAGGACAACGATATTGTCCTGGTGGATTTCTGGGCTGCCTGGTGCGGCCCGTGCCGCCAGTTCGCGCCCACGTACGGGGCAGCTTCGGACAAGCACGCCGACGTCGTGTTCGCGAAGGTGGATACCGAGGCCGAGCAGCAACTGGCCGCCGAAGCCGGGATCACCTCCATCCCCACGCTCATGGCTTTCCGCGAAAAGGTCCTGGTCTTCTCGCAGCCCGGGGCCCTCAACGGCCAGCAGCTTGAGCAGGTCATTGAAGCCGTGAAGGGTCTGGATATGGAAGAAGTCCACGCCCACGTTGCCAAAGCGCGTGCCGAGGCGCAGGAAAACTAA
- a CDS encoding VOC family protein → MAAIVHFEIPTDDKDRANTFYESAFGWNLSPMQGMDYTIAITAPSDEQTGTPTEPGAINGALFPRTDALKTPVLTIDVDNIDAALAQVESAGGSVVQAKDAIPTMGWYAYFKDTEGNVLGVWQTDASAGT, encoded by the coding sequence GTGGCCGCAATAGTGCATTTCGAGATTCCTACGGACGACAAAGACCGTGCCAACACCTTCTATGAAAGCGCCTTCGGCTGGAACCTCAGCCCCATGCAAGGGATGGACTACACCATTGCCATCACGGCGCCCTCCGACGAACAAACCGGCACTCCAACCGAGCCCGGAGCCATCAACGGGGCACTGTTCCCGCGGACGGACGCGCTGAAGACACCTGTGCTCACCATCGACGTGGACAACATTGATGCAGCGCTGGCTCAGGTGGAGTCTGCTGGTGGCAGCGTGGTCCAGGCCAAAGACGCCATCCCGACCATGGGCTGGTATGCCTACTTCAAGGACACTGAGGGCAACGTCCTGGGTGTGTGGCAGACCGACGCCTCTGCCGGCACGTAG
- a CDS encoding AMP-binding protein: MLSYTAGDTDVPLLEETIGANFERIAAQFPLRDALIEAAATPGGDARRWSYEKLNDDVNRLARALLAVGVAKGERIGIWSPNCAEWTILQYATAKVGAVLVNVNPAYRSHELEFVVRQNGMRMLVAAPSDKYSDYVGMARDAAGSCPELRGIVFLPGNLEQELAGGEPEANHELTYAQLLTRADGVGPSAVQDRMAELDPHDAINLQYTSGTTGFPKGATLTHHNILNNGHSIGRLLNYTERDRVMIPVPFYHCFGMVIGNLNALSFGAATIIPSRGFNPSAALEAVQDFGGTSLYGVPTMFIAELALEDFGSYDLSTLRTGVMAGSLCPMEVMRRVIEEMHMVDVAICYGMTETSPVSTMTRGGDTLEHRTSTVGRTMPHLESRIVDPGSAEVVERGVIGELCTRGYAVMNGYWGQPDKTAEAIDAEGWMHTGDLARMDEDGYVVIEGRIKDMVIRGGENIYPREIEEFLYLHPSIQDVQVIGVPDAKYGEELMACIILKPGAAALTAGDLAEYCRGKLAHYKIPRYVDVRDSFPMTVSGKVRKVDMRQEAVSRLQL, translated from the coding sequence ATGTTGTCCTACACTGCCGGAGACACTGACGTCCCGCTGCTCGAAGAGACCATCGGTGCTAATTTTGAGCGCATCGCCGCGCAATTCCCCTTGCGGGACGCCCTGATTGAAGCGGCCGCGACGCCCGGCGGTGACGCCCGCCGCTGGAGCTACGAAAAACTGAACGACGACGTCAATCGCCTCGCCCGCGCATTGCTCGCTGTCGGAGTGGCCAAGGGGGAACGGATCGGGATCTGGAGCCCCAACTGCGCCGAGTGGACCATCCTGCAGTACGCAACGGCCAAGGTCGGTGCGGTCCTGGTCAATGTAAACCCCGCTTACAGGAGCCACGAACTGGAGTTCGTGGTGCGGCAGAACGGCATGCGGATGCTGGTAGCCGCACCTTCGGACAAATACAGCGACTATGTGGGCATGGCAAGGGATGCGGCCGGAAGCTGTCCGGAACTCCGGGGAATCGTCTTCCTCCCGGGAAACCTTGAGCAGGAGTTGGCCGGGGGCGAACCGGAAGCCAACCACGAACTGACGTACGCCCAACTCCTGACCCGGGCCGACGGCGTCGGGCCTTCAGCGGTTCAGGACCGGATGGCCGAACTTGACCCGCACGACGCCATCAACCTGCAGTACACCTCGGGCACCACGGGCTTTCCCAAGGGTGCGACGCTGACACACCACAACATCCTCAACAACGGACACTCCATCGGCCGGCTCCTGAACTACACCGAACGCGACCGCGTAATGATTCCGGTGCCGTTCTACCATTGCTTCGGCATGGTGATCGGGAACCTGAATGCTCTCAGTTTCGGTGCGGCCACCATCATCCCCAGTCGCGGCTTCAATCCTTCGGCGGCGTTGGAAGCGGTGCAGGACTTCGGCGGGACGTCGCTGTACGGGGTGCCCACCATGTTCATTGCGGAACTGGCTTTGGAGGACTTTGGCTCCTACGATCTTTCGACGCTGCGGACCGGGGTGATGGCCGGCTCGCTGTGTCCCATGGAAGTGATGCGCAGGGTCATCGAAGAGATGCACATGGTGGACGTCGCCATTTGCTATGGCATGACTGAGACCTCGCCTGTGTCCACCATGACCCGTGGCGGGGACACCCTCGAACACCGGACCAGCACGGTGGGACGGACCATGCCGCACCTGGAGAGCCGCATTGTCGACCCTGGCTCGGCAGAGGTGGTGGAGCGGGGCGTGATTGGTGAGCTGTGCACCCGGGGCTATGCGGTGATGAATGGCTATTGGGGTCAGCCGGACAAGACTGCGGAAGCTATCGACGCCGAAGGATGGATGCACACCGGCGACCTCGCGCGCATGGATGAGGATGGTTACGTGGTAATCGAAGGCCGCATCAAGGATATGGTGATCCGCGGTGGCGAGAACATCTACCCGCGTGAAATCGAGGAATTCCTGTACCTGCATCCCTCCATCCAGGACGTGCAGGTGATCGGCGTTCCGGATGCCAAGTACGGTGAGGAACTCATGGCTTGCATCATCCTCAAACCCGGTGCTGCGGCCCTGACCGCCGGGGACTTGGCGGAGTACTGCCGTGGGAAGCTGGCGCACTACAAGATTCCCCGCTACGTGGATGTACGCGACAGCTTCCCCATGACGGTTTCCGGCAAAGTTCGGAAGGTGGACATGCGGCAGGAAGCGGTGTCCCGCCTGCAGCTGTAA
- a CDS encoding ABC transporter permease: MIEQAVAPGVAVQKRGAGSIVTDTWFVFWREMLLPLRDPFSLIFSLIQPLVFLGLFGPLLGAAVGAPAFGGQSTLQWFLPGVVVMIALFGTSMTGSNLQYELMTGSYERILATPLSRSSLMIGRALKEWAPLVVQGLLISVVCIPFGFVFHPLHVLLGLVILGIFGIGLGALSYALALVSQNKEWIFWGVQQTLLFPLMILSGIMLPIEAGPEWMKVASLFNPLTYLVNAERELFSGTVGVDTFWGLVAAVVTAGVGLAVGIRTISRNTN, encoded by the coding sequence ATGATTGAACAAGCTGTGGCGCCTGGAGTTGCCGTGCAAAAGCGAGGCGCCGGAAGCATCGTGACGGACACCTGGTTCGTGTTCTGGCGGGAGATGCTGTTGCCCCTGAGGGATCCGTTCTCGCTGATTTTCTCCCTCATCCAACCGCTGGTGTTCCTGGGTCTCTTCGGTCCGCTCCTTGGTGCGGCGGTGGGCGCCCCGGCCTTCGGCGGCCAGTCCACCCTCCAGTGGTTCCTGCCGGGCGTGGTGGTGATGATCGCCCTGTTCGGTACCTCCATGACCGGGTCCAACCTGCAGTATGAGCTGATGACCGGCTCTTATGAGCGGATTCTGGCCACGCCGTTGTCCCGGTCCTCGCTCATGATCGGCCGGGCCCTTAAGGAGTGGGCTCCCTTGGTGGTGCAGGGATTGCTGATCTCCGTGGTGTGCATTCCTTTCGGCTTCGTGTTCCACCCCCTGCATGTGCTGCTCGGGTTGGTGATCCTGGGCATTTTCGGCATCGGACTCGGCGCGTTGTCCTACGCCTTGGCCCTGGTGTCGCAGAACAAGGAATGGATCTTCTGGGGCGTCCAGCAAACCCTTCTCTTCCCACTCATGATCCTGTCCGGGATCATGCTGCCCATTGAGGCGGGTCCGGAGTGGATGAAGGTGGCCAGCCTGTTCAACCCCTTGACCTACCTCGTCAACGCCGAACGCGAACTCTTCTCCGGGACCGTTGGTGTGGATACGTTCTGGGGTCTCGTGGCCGCTGTGGTGACTGCCGGCGTCGGACTTGCCGTGGGAATCCGGACCATCAGCCGGAACACCAACTAG